The nucleotide sequence GCCATTACATTTGTTCAAATTTTAAATAATGGCATTGACGTACCCGGGTATTTTACAATCATCACAGCGGTCCTCATTTTAGGAGGGATTCAACTCGTGAGTCTCGGTGTGATTGGTGAATATATCGGCCGTATCTATTATGAGACAAAAAAACGGCCGCCTTATTTAATTCAGGAAACAAATTTTATGAACGGAGCGCAATATGAGAAAAACAAGCCAAGAATTTATCAGATTCGTCATAATCGGGGGAATCAATACCTTTAATTACTATGCTGTCTATTTAATGCTTCACGTACTTGTTGGCTGGATGTATATGCCATCCCACGTACTGGCTTTTTTAGTCAGCTTCGTCCTTTCTTTCTTTTTAAATTCTTATTTTACATTTAAGGTGAAGCCCACATTAGCGAAATTTTTAAAGTTTCCGCTCTCACAAGCTGTTAACTTTACAGTGTCTTCTCTTTTTATGTATGTATTTATTGAATACTTCCAGATCAACAGCATGATCACTCCCATCTTGGCTGTATTCGTTGCCTTGCCCGCTACTTTTATCGTTACGAGCAAAATTTTGAAAAAAGAGAGTGTTAGTGCATGAGAAAAAAAAGTGTCATCGTTGTTATTATTAGCAGTCTGCTTTTATCAGCGGCTGCTCATTTCTTTTTTATTCAGGATTGGTTGGATGGACGATTTATGATTGGGCCGAACGACGGTTTATCACAAATGATCCCCTTCAAAAAATTTATTTATGATCAGTACAGTCACGGGAACTTTTTCTACTCCTGG is from Bacillus sp. PK3_68 and encodes:
- a CDS encoding GtrA family protein → MRKTSQEFIRFVIIGGINTFNYYAVYLMLHVLVGWMYMPSHVLAFLVSFVLSFFLNSYFTFKVKPTLAKFLKFPLSQAVNFTVSSLFMYVFIEYFQINSMITPILAVFVALPATFIVTSKILKKESVSA